The following are encoded together in the Humulus lupulus chromosome 5, drHumLupu1.1, whole genome shotgun sequence genome:
- the LOC133834201 gene encoding CYP enzymes assisting alcohol dehydrogenase-like: MSEKKSSQLLTCKAVVCWGMGEAPKLEGIQVEAPKQTEVRLKMIYASVCHTDNILCTKGFPIPLFPRVLGHEGVGVVESIGEDVTSVKQGDLVIPTYVSECNECENCLSEKTNMCLKHPLTFSGLMLDGTSRMSANGQLLYHTFSCSTWSEYTVVDANFVAKLGPAPPNTRHASFLSCGFTAGFGAPWKEAAIEEGSSVAVIGLGAVGLGAVEGSRIRGASRIIGVDKNQMKKGKGEAFGITDFINPILHSDKSVSELIKDLTGGIGVDYCFECTGLPHLINEALEATKTGKGKAITIGLSYVTSVQISSLALLSGKTLKGSIFAGLRAKTDLPLVIEKWRNEEFQLDELCTHQVQMTDINKAFQLLEQEDCVKVLIKI; encoded by the exons ATGTCAGAGAAGAAGAGCTCACAACTCTTAACATGCAAAG CGGTGGTGTGTTGGGGAATGGGGGAGGCACCCAAGCTGGAAGGCATACAAGTAGAGGCACCTAAACAAACAGAAGTTCGACTGAAGATGATCTATGCCAGTGTTTGCCATACTGATAACATTTTATGCACTAAAGGGTTCCCAATT CCACTTTTCCCAAGAGTTCTTGGCCATGAAGGTGTAGG GGTGGTGGAGAGCATAGGGGAGGATGTTACAAGTGTGAAACAGGGAGACTTGGTGATTCCAACCTATGTGTCTGAGTGCAACGAGTGCGAAAACTGCTTGTCTGAGAAGACAAACATGTGCCTCAAACATCCCTTAACCTTCAGTGGCTTGATGCTCGATGGCACTTCAAGAATGTCTGCCAATGGACAACTGTTGTACCATACTTTCTCCTGCTCAACTTGGTCAGAGTACACCGTTGTGGATGCCAACTTTGTTGCCAAGCTCGGTCCAGCTCCCCCCAACACGCGCCATGCCAgcttcctctcttgtggcttcacCGCTGGCTTTGGAGCTCCTTGGAAGGAGGCTGCAATTGAAGAGGGATCATCTGTGGCTGTCATTGGCCTTGGTGCTGTTGGCTTAGGCGCGGTGGAGGGCTCGAGGATTCGAGGAGCGAGTAGAATCATTGGCGTTGACAAGAACCAAATGAAGAAGGGCAAAGGGGAGGCCTTTGGAATCACTGACTTCATAAATCCTATTCTTCACTCAGACAAGTCTGTTTCAGAACTCATCAAGGACTTGACTGGTGGGATAGGTGTGGATTATTGCTTCGAGTGCACTGGCCTTCCACACCTGATCAATGAGGCTCTTGAAGCCACAAAAACGGGAAAAGGAAAAGCCATAACAATTGGATTATCATATGTAACAAGTGTTCAAATCAGCAGTCTTGCTCTGTTGAGTGGCAAAACCTTGAAAGGTTCCATCTTTGCAGGGCTCAGAGCCAAAACTGACCTTCCTCTTGTGATTGAAAAATGGAGAAATGAG GAATTTCAGCTTGATGAACTCTGTACTCATCAAGTTCAAATGACAGATATAAATAAAGCATTTCAACTGCTGGAGCAAGAAGATTGTGTCAAGGTCCTTATCAAGATCTAG
- the LOC133834199 gene encoding uncharacterized protein LOC133834199 isoform X2 → MYLSALIIQVQVQLYLMDEGTANNTTSTTTGKDYYKVLEVDYDATDETIRMNYRRLALKWHPDKHKNDSAITAKFQEINEAYRVLSDPAKRLEYDYTGIYEIDKYTLREYLARFKGMILTCNGLGISQTSLW, encoded by the exons ATGTATCTCAGTGCATTAATAATACAAGTACAGGTACAGCTATATCTGATGGATGAGGGTACTGCTAACaatactacttccactactaccggCAAG GATTACTACAAAGTGTTGGAGGTAGATTATGATGCAACTGATGAGACAATCAGAATGAATTACAGAAGGCTTGCTTTG AAATGGCATCCTGACAAACACAAGAATGACAGTGCTATTACAGCTAAGTTTCAAGAGATTAATGAAGCTTACAGAG TGTTAAGTGATCCAGCTAAGCGATTGGAGTATGATTATACTGGAATTTACGAGATCGATAAGTATACTCTTCGG GAATATCTTGCAAGATTCAAAGGAATGATACTTACATGCAACGGCCTTGGTATAAGTCAAACATCACTATGGTAA
- the LOC133834199 gene encoding uncharacterized protein LOC133834199 isoform X3, producing the protein MYLSALIIQVQVQLYLMDEGTANNTTSTTTGKDYYKVLEVDYDATDETIRMNYRRLALKWHPDKHKNDSAITAKFQEINEAYREPVDAARSSTSQNYINRQLQTTPNHRSP; encoded by the exons ATGTATCTCAGTGCATTAATAATACAAGTACAGGTACAGCTATATCTGATGGATGAGGGTACTGCTAACaatactacttccactactaccggCAAG GATTACTACAAAGTGTTGGAGGTAGATTATGATGCAACTGATGAGACAATCAGAATGAATTACAGAAGGCTTGCTTTG AAATGGCATCCTGACAAACACAAGAATGACAGTGCTATTACAGCTAAGTTTCAAGAGATTAATGAAGCTTACAGAG AACCCGTTGACGCAGCAAGAAGTTCGACAAGCCAAAACTATATAAATCGGCAGCTTCAGACAACACCAAATCACCGAAGTCCATAA
- the LOC133834198 gene encoding putative gamma-glutamylcyclotransferase At3g02910 has product MVSEKKNMEKEKMRLVFTYGTLKQGFSNHVLLQDLIRTGDAIFIGNYRTHLNYPLVCGPYRVPFLLNLPGSGQRVIGELYAVSASALARLDELEGTTRCHYQRLPIQLRPHHDDDGDDGGGSNAGLPTSAEAYFAHSSYAAKLWNKNGRQGLMGYTEEVARGYVKRKDRPQNLTFLDHIHSFLSSQ; this is encoded by the coding sequence ATGGTGTCAGAGAAGAAGAACATGGAGAAGGAGAAGATGAGGCTGGTCTTCACGTACGGAACATTGAAGCAAGGCTTCTCCAACCACGTTCTCTTGCAAGATCTCATCCGTACCGGAGACGCCATCTTCATCGGCAACTACCGTACACATCTCAACTACCCTCTCGTCTGCGGTCCCTACCGAGTCCCTTTCCTCCTCAACCTTCCCGGCTCCGGCCAACGCGTCATCGGAGAGTTGTACGCCGTCTCAGCCTCCGCCCTCGCCCGACTCGACGAGTTGGAGGGCACCACCCGCTGCCATTACCAGAGGCTCCCCATCCAGCTACGACCGCATCAcgatgatgatggtgatgatggTGGTGGCTCCAATGCTGGTCTTCCTACCTCCGCCGAGGCCTACTTCGCTCATTCCAGCTACGCAGCCAAGCTGTGGAACAAGAACGGCCGCCAGGGGTTGATGGGGTACACAGAGGAGGTGGCGCGTGGATATGTGAAGCGCAAGGATAGACCTCAAAATCTCACCTTTCTGGATCACATTCATTCGTTTCTATCATCCCAATGA
- the LOC133834202 gene encoding protein RGF1 INDUCIBLE TRANSCRIPTION FACTOR 1-like gives MEDQEPTVREIKPKSRRIMGGGRPEDRHEDKQPQKESEEEEEVMTRWPAWIRPLLQTRFFVPCKVHADSHKSECNMFCLDCVHHGALCSLCLSSSHTHHRTIQIRRSSYHDVIRVSEIQKHVDISGVQTYIINSARIVFLNERPQPRPGKGVTNTCLVCHRTLLDSFSFCSLACKIVGRKKKGYDYVLEAEGEDDSGSSSSNISNFFKKSKSFRVATGLSYRSSGKRRKGFPHRAPMGGLLIHF, from the exons ATGGAAGATCAAGAACCTACAGTCAGAGAAATCAAACCCAAAAGCAGAAGAATCATG ggAGGAGGAAGACCAGAGGATAGACATGAAGACAAACAGCCTCAGAAAGAatccgaagaagaagaagaagtgatGACAAGGTGGCCGGCATGGATTAGGCCACTGCTTCAAACTCGTTTCTTCGTTCCTTGCAAGGTCCACGCCGACTCCCACAAGAGCGAATGCAACATGTTCTGCTTGGACTGCGTCCACCACGGCGCCCTTTGCTCTCTCTGCCTCTCTTCTTCTCACACACACCACCGCACTATTCAG ATAAGGAGGTCATCTTACCATGATGTGATAAGGGTATCAGAGATTCAGAAACATGTGGACATATCAGGAGTGCAGACCTACATAATCAACAGTGCCAGGATTGTGTTCTTGAACGAGAGGCCTCAGCCTAGGCCAGGCAAAGGTGTCACAAACACCTGCCTAGTTTGCCACCGCACACTCCTTGACTCCTTCTCTTTCTGCTCTCTTGCTTGCAAG ATTGTTGGGAGAAAGAAAAAgggttatgattatgtgttggagGCTGAAGGTGAGGATGACTCtggtagcagcagcagcaacatcaGCAACTTCTTCAAGAAAAGTAAGAGTTTTAGGGTTGCCACTGGTTTGAGTTACAGAAGTAGTGGGAAGAGGAGGAAGGGATTCCCCCATAGAGCTCCCATGGGAGGGCTTCTCATTCACTTCTGA
- the LOC133834197 gene encoding uncharacterized protein LOC133834197, which yields MATCSAPLSLSFSGGSHLHPNLKAAAPINSVSLGKSLQTKSNRFRTNRNFTVRSEYRDDGNRGGGGGGDFVAGFLLGGAVFGTLAYVFAPQIRRSLLNEDEYGFRKARKPIYYDEGLERTRQTLNEKISQLNSAIDNVSSRLRGGNNSPPQVPVETDPEVEATI from the exons ATGGCCACCTGCTCTGCTCCTTTGTCTCTCTCCTTCTCTg GCGGATCTCATCTTCATCCCAATCTCAAGGCTGCTGCCCCCATTAACTCCGTTTCACTCGGCAAATCACTTCAAACCAAATCCAATCGATTCAGAACCAACCGCAATTTCACTGTTCGTTCAGAGTACCG CGATGATGGTAATAGAGGCGGCGGCGGCGGTGGTGATTTTGTCGCTGGCTTTCTTCTGGGAGGCGCTGTGTTTGGCACCTTGGCTTACGTATTCGCTCCACAG ATTCGAAGATCTCTTCTTAATGAAGATGAATATGGGTTTCGAAAGGCCAGGAAACCAATTTATTACGATGAAGGCTTAGAA AGAACCAGACAGACTTTAAATGAAAAGATCAGTCAGCTCAACTCGGCCATCGACAATGTGTCTTCGCGTCTCAGAGGTGGAAATAATTCTCCCCCCCAAGTGCCTGTTGAAACTGATCCCGAAGTCGAGGCTACCATATGA
- the LOC133834199 gene encoding uncharacterized protein LOC133834199 isoform X1 — MYLSALIIQVQVQLYLMDEGTANNTTSTTTGKDYYKVLEVDYDATDETIRMNYRRLALKWHPDKHKNDSAITAKFQEINEAYRVLSDPAKRLEYDYTGIYEIDKYTLREYLARFKGMILTCNGLGISQTSLWTQQIKEEEGSENVEKS, encoded by the exons ATGTATCTCAGTGCATTAATAATACAAGTACAGGTACAGCTATATCTGATGGATGAGGGTACTGCTAACaatactacttccactactaccggCAAG GATTACTACAAAGTGTTGGAGGTAGATTATGATGCAACTGATGAGACAATCAGAATGAATTACAGAAGGCTTGCTTTG AAATGGCATCCTGACAAACACAAGAATGACAGTGCTATTACAGCTAAGTTTCAAGAGATTAATGAAGCTTACAGAG TGTTAAGTGATCCAGCTAAGCGATTGGAGTATGATTATACTGGAATTTACGAGATCGATAAGTATACTCTTCGG GAATATCTTGCAAGATTCAAAGGAATGATACTTACATGCAACGGCCTTGGTATAAGTCAAACATCACTATG GACACAGCAAATAAAGGAAGAGGAAGGTAGTGAGAATGTGGAGAAATCATAA